One stretch of Gambusia affinis linkage group LG05, SWU_Gaff_1.0, whole genome shotgun sequence DNA includes these proteins:
- the macc1 gene encoding metastasis-associated in colon cancer protein 1 isoform X2, producing the protein MAAERNMSFRRVRSIMRSRSEGTLIDLSDDTSSSDNLNGGFVPGRTQTSDWQFSHPEKSVSSQTKNPFWKNLSGSNPFLDDIVHSGTCKPTSNGSEVKTAGTAHPDDGNDDGTSISSDEGSIGNFNVNRHKTSNQSGRWRSASDILSDLEKKGPKFSNNSRPPGPVLSPDFEWLKNDREAYKMAWLSHRQLTRSCLDLNVMSQSPGWAQTQATHFQVISKINHSGGSVQLSKSKISIHVPQGHVLPGEVQEVTLKAMLDPPPGLNNNCITTMSPLLEVLLSNINTKECLSLEMKLSGEVKDNPESQVMTTVFGMVSNKRRGPYTKMNDCYVDKNLIRMKLQDLKTHFFVIAVAEASALQPPATSVWDYLSRQITVAVYGPRFIHPSFKAVIVVCCHEDVPPKLPFSDVCKGNKNVPPLVLQLWGKHSFKPDMLKDFTVRVDVKGSNFGIPSEDKVKQVRQSQLKIGTVLHLPVSISCPGKAEMTPFQLDIQVIESNSSSTSADFQVSSPPAPPIRSEKRQPKNVERKTDIAKTFSIPEESDSDLPKFKDMPLTLQWYGVALKTVLRQPRVEYLLEYFKGETVALFSRETVRSVGNLKVKEWYIGSLRGRIGLVHCRNIKLIAVDQVMDFSDAQVTTADLLNNMTLPFRKLTYMYSAIQTLVTQHITRWRGFADALEYKNEPLETIKRRYAETDADKVACVLEKLKEDCHSEKSRKKFLHELMVGLLKMNNVNLVAQVIQNTVILSTAVELGIRWRELAEKMGKLTSAQIAAYEAPHRGKDDEVSQQSMWKPAYDFLYSWSLRYGDSYKEMIQELHLALDKMKNPVTRQWRHLTGLW; encoded by the exons ATGGCAGCTGAAAGGAATATGTCATTTCGCCGGGTTAGAAGTATCATGAGGAGTAGATCTGAAGGCACATTAATTGATCTCAGTGATGATACATCCTCCAGTGATAACTTGAATG GTGGCTTTGTACCGGGAAGAACACAGACATCAGATTGGCAGTTTTCACATCCAGAAAAATCGGTGTCCTCTCAAACCAAGAACcctttttggaaaaatctaTCGGGATCCAATCCATTCCTTGACGATATTGTTCACAGTGGCACATGTAAACCAACTTCCAATGGGTCAGAAGTAAAAACAGCAGGAACAGCACATCCAGATGATGGTAATGATGATGGCACAAGCATATCTTCTGATGAAGGCAGCATTGGGAACTTTAATGTGAACAGACACAAAACCAGCAACCAATCTGGGAGATGGAGGAGCGCTTCAGACATTCTCAGTGATCTGGAGAAAAAAGGGCCAAAATTTAGCAACAACTCCAGACCACCTGGGCCTGTGCTGAGCCCAGACTTTGAGTGGCTGAAGAATGACAGGGAGGCCTATAAGATGGCCTGGCTGAGCCACCGACAGCTGACCCGCTCCTGCCTGGACTTAAATGTGATGAGCCAGAGCCCTGGGTGGGCCCAGACCCAGGCCACACATTTTCAGGTTATTAGTAAGATCAACCACAGCGGAGGCTCAGTACAGTTGTCCAAATCCAAAATTAGCATTCATGTCCCACAAGGACACGTTTTGCCTGGAGAAGTTCAGGAAGTGACCCTGAAAGCTATGCTGGACCCTCCCCCTGGCCTCAACAATAACTGCATAACAACCATGAGCCCACTTCTTGAGGTGCTTCTTAGTAACATCAACACAAAGGAGTGCTTGTCCTTGGAGATGAAACTCTCAGGGGAGGTAAAGGACAACCCTGAAAGTCAGGTGATGACCACTGTGTTTGGAATGGTGTCTAACAAACGACGGGGCCCTTACACCAAAATGAACGACTGTTACGTTGACAAGAACTTGATTCGGATGAAACTCCAGGATCTGAAGACTCATTTTTTTGTGATAGCAGTGGCAGAGGCCTCTGCTCTCCAGCCACCCGCCACGTCAGTTTGGGATTACCTCAGTCGACAAATCACTGTTGCGGTCTATGGCCCaaggttcatccatccatcatttaaGGCTGTAATAGTCGTCTGCTGTCATGAAGATGTTCCACCTAAGCTTCCTTTCTCAGATGTATGCAAAGGCAATAAAAACGTGCCCCCGCTTGTGCTGCAACTTTGGGGGAAACACTCATTCAAACCAGACATGTTGAAGGACTTTACTGTAAGGGTGGATGTTAAGGGCTCAAACTTTGGAATCCCTTCTGAGGACAAAGTGAAACAAGTCAGGCAAAGTCAGCTCAAGATTGGGACAGTTTTGCATCTACCAGTATCAATATCTTGCCCTGGAAAAGCAGAGATGACTCCTTTTCAGTTAGACATACAAGTGATAGAATCAAACTCGTCATCAACATCAGCTGACTTTCAGGTTTCTTCCCCTCCTGCACCACCCATCAGGTCAGAGAAGAGGCAACCAAAGAATGTGGAAAGAAAGACTGatattgcaaaaacattttccattccAGAGGAAAGCGATTCAGATTTACCCAAATTCAAAGACATGCCACTGACTCTGCAGTGGTACGGGGTAGCCCTAAAGACAGTTTTACGCCAGCCACGCGTAGAATATCTCCTGGAGTATTTTAAGGGTGAAACTGTGGCTCTGTTTTCTAGAGAGACTGTCAGGTCAGTCGGTAATTTGAAGGTGAAAGAGTGGTACATCGGATCCCTCAGAGGCAGAATTGGCTTGGTCCACTGCAGAAACATCAAACTCATAGCAGTGGACCAGGTAATGGACTTCAGTGATGCTCAAGTCACCACAGCAGATCTTTTGAACAACATGACACTGCCCTTCAGGAAGCTCACGTACATGTATTCTGCCATCCAGACATTGGTCACACAGCACATCACAAGATGGAGAGGTTTCGCAGATGCTTTAGAGTACAAAAACGAGCCTCTGGAAACAATTAAGAGAAGATATGCAGAAACTGACGCTGACAAGGTGGCTTGTGTTCTGGAAAAGCTGAAGGAGGACTGCCACAGTGAGAAGTCAAGGAAAAAGTTCCTGCATGAACTAATGGTG GGGCTACTGAAGATGAACAATGTGAATCTAGTGGCTCAGGTCATTCAGAATACAGTCATTCTGTCGACAGCTGTGGAGCTGGGGATTCGATGGCGGGAGCTTGCAGAGAAGATGGGAAAACTAACCAGCGCTCAGATAGCTGCTTATGAAGCTCCACACCGAGGGAAGGACGATGAAGTCAGTCAGCAG TCCATGTGGAAGCCTGCCTATGACTTCCTGTACTCCTGGAGCCTTCGTTATGGAGACAGCTACAAGGAAATGATCCAGGAGCTTCACCTGGCCctggataaaatgaaaaaccctGTCACCAGGCAGTGGAGGCATCTGACCG gtttgtGGTGA
- the LOC122831104 gene encoding LOW QUALITY PROTEIN: transcription factor Sp8-like (The sequence of the model RefSeq protein was modified relative to this genomic sequence to represent the inferred CDS: inserted 2 bases in 1 codon): MRCKGAVERVAASIRPSSFWCTLLDCLGIFGNNGQRFHISRLGRHPASASDDYSVFKWSTFQSTHPLSHTTGQQFYQDVPHTSYPDSDPSPLTGEQLCSWAPAAPRSSARRYSGRATCDCPNCQEAERLGPAGASLRRKGLHSCHIPGCGKVYGKTSHLKAHLRCATRXLQRHLRTHTGEKRFACPVCNKRFMRSDHLSKHVKTHSAGGSAGSGSGGSGGKRGSDTDSEHSAPGSPPCHSPDLLHPPESTQGVGMNGL, from the exons TTGCAGCCTCGATCCGGCCTTCCAGCTTCTGGTGCACACTTCTGGATTGCCTCGGGATTTTCGGCAACAACGGTCAGCGGTTCCACATCTCACGTCTGGGACGTCATCCGGCTTCTGCCTCGGACGATTACTCCGTTTTCAAGTGGAGCACCTTTCAGTCCACACACCCACTCTCCCACACCACTGGACAGCAGTTTTACCAGGATGTTCCCCACACCTCTTACCCGGACTCAGACCCCTCGCCGCTAACTGGGGAGCAGCTATGCTCCTGGGCCCCTGCAGCTCCCAGGTCCTCCGCTCGACGGTACTCGGGCAGAGCCACCTGCGACTGCCCGAACTGCCAAGAGGCGGAGAGACTGGGGCCAGCGGGCGCCAGCCTGCGGCGGAAAGGCCTACACAGCTGTCACATCCCTGGCTGTGGGAAGGTGTACGGCAAAACTTCGCACCTGAAGGCACACCTGCGGTGTGCAACACG GCTCCAGAGGCACTTGCGCACGCACACCGGCGAGAAGCGCTTTGCATGTCCGGTGTGCAACAAGAGGTTCATGCGCAGCGACCACCTGAGCAAGCACGTAAAAACTCATAGCGCCGGGGGGTCCGCTGGCTCCGGCTCCGGGGGCAGCGGGGGAAAGAGGGGTAGCGACACCGATAGCGAGCACAGCGCGCCGGGGAGCCCTCCGTGCCATTCCCCCGACTTGTTGCACCCACCTGAATCCACCCAGGGAGTGGGCATGAATGGCCTCTAA
- the macc1 gene encoding metastasis-associated in colon cancer protein 1 isoform X1, which produces MAAERNMSFRRVRSIMRSRSEGTLIDLSDDTSSSDNLNGGFVPGRTQTSDWQFSHPEKSVSSQTKNPFWKNLSGSNPFLDDIVHSGTCKPTSNGSEVKTAGTAHPDDGNDDGTSISSDEGSIGNFNVNRHKTSNQSGRWRSASDILSDLEKKGPKFSNNSRPPGPVLSPDFEWLKNDREAYKMAWLSHRQLTRSCLDLNVMSQSPGWAQTQATHFQVISKINHSGGSVQLSKSKISIHVPQGHVLPGEVQEVTLKAMLDPPPGLNNNCITTMSPLLEVLLSNINTKECLSLEMKLSGEVKDNPESQVMTTVFGMVSNKRRGPYTKMNDCYVDKNLIRMKLQDLKTHFFVIAVAEASALQPPATSVWDYLSRQITVAVYGPRFIHPSFKAVIVVCCHEDVPPKLPFSDVCKGNKNVPPLVLQLWGKHSFKPDMLKDFTVRVDVKGSNFGIPSEDKVKQVRQSQLKIGTVLHLPVSISCPGKAEMTPFQLDIQVIESNSSSTSADFQVSSPPAPPIRSEKRQPKNVERKTDIAKTFSIPEESDSDLPKFKDMPLTLQWYGVALKTVLRQPRVEYLLEYFKGETVALFSRETVRSVGNLKVKEWYIGSLRGRIGLVHCRNIKLIAVDQVMDFSDAQVTTADLLNNMTLPFRKLTYMYSAIQTLVTQHITRWRGFADALEYKNEPLETIKRRYAETDADKVACVLEKLKEDCHSEKSRKKFLHELMVGLLKMNNVNLVAQVIQNTVILSTAVELGIRWRELAEKMGKLTSAQIAAYEAPHRGKDDEVSQQSMWKPAYDFLYSWSLRYGDSYKEMIQELHLALDKMKNPVTRQWRHLTGVLITVNCLDVFQETAFPEL; this is translated from the exons ATGGCAGCTGAAAGGAATATGTCATTTCGCCGGGTTAGAAGTATCATGAGGAGTAGATCTGAAGGCACATTAATTGATCTCAGTGATGATACATCCTCCAGTGATAACTTGAATG GTGGCTTTGTACCGGGAAGAACACAGACATCAGATTGGCAGTTTTCACATCCAGAAAAATCGGTGTCCTCTCAAACCAAGAACcctttttggaaaaatctaTCGGGATCCAATCCATTCCTTGACGATATTGTTCACAGTGGCACATGTAAACCAACTTCCAATGGGTCAGAAGTAAAAACAGCAGGAACAGCACATCCAGATGATGGTAATGATGATGGCACAAGCATATCTTCTGATGAAGGCAGCATTGGGAACTTTAATGTGAACAGACACAAAACCAGCAACCAATCTGGGAGATGGAGGAGCGCTTCAGACATTCTCAGTGATCTGGAGAAAAAAGGGCCAAAATTTAGCAACAACTCCAGACCACCTGGGCCTGTGCTGAGCCCAGACTTTGAGTGGCTGAAGAATGACAGGGAGGCCTATAAGATGGCCTGGCTGAGCCACCGACAGCTGACCCGCTCCTGCCTGGACTTAAATGTGATGAGCCAGAGCCCTGGGTGGGCCCAGACCCAGGCCACACATTTTCAGGTTATTAGTAAGATCAACCACAGCGGAGGCTCAGTACAGTTGTCCAAATCCAAAATTAGCATTCATGTCCCACAAGGACACGTTTTGCCTGGAGAAGTTCAGGAAGTGACCCTGAAAGCTATGCTGGACCCTCCCCCTGGCCTCAACAATAACTGCATAACAACCATGAGCCCACTTCTTGAGGTGCTTCTTAGTAACATCAACACAAAGGAGTGCTTGTCCTTGGAGATGAAACTCTCAGGGGAGGTAAAGGACAACCCTGAAAGTCAGGTGATGACCACTGTGTTTGGAATGGTGTCTAACAAACGACGGGGCCCTTACACCAAAATGAACGACTGTTACGTTGACAAGAACTTGATTCGGATGAAACTCCAGGATCTGAAGACTCATTTTTTTGTGATAGCAGTGGCAGAGGCCTCTGCTCTCCAGCCACCCGCCACGTCAGTTTGGGATTACCTCAGTCGACAAATCACTGTTGCGGTCTATGGCCCaaggttcatccatccatcatttaaGGCTGTAATAGTCGTCTGCTGTCATGAAGATGTTCCACCTAAGCTTCCTTTCTCAGATGTATGCAAAGGCAATAAAAACGTGCCCCCGCTTGTGCTGCAACTTTGGGGGAAACACTCATTCAAACCAGACATGTTGAAGGACTTTACTGTAAGGGTGGATGTTAAGGGCTCAAACTTTGGAATCCCTTCTGAGGACAAAGTGAAACAAGTCAGGCAAAGTCAGCTCAAGATTGGGACAGTTTTGCATCTACCAGTATCAATATCTTGCCCTGGAAAAGCAGAGATGACTCCTTTTCAGTTAGACATACAAGTGATAGAATCAAACTCGTCATCAACATCAGCTGACTTTCAGGTTTCTTCCCCTCCTGCACCACCCATCAGGTCAGAGAAGAGGCAACCAAAGAATGTGGAAAGAAAGACTGatattgcaaaaacattttccattccAGAGGAAAGCGATTCAGATTTACCCAAATTCAAAGACATGCCACTGACTCTGCAGTGGTACGGGGTAGCCCTAAAGACAGTTTTACGCCAGCCACGCGTAGAATATCTCCTGGAGTATTTTAAGGGTGAAACTGTGGCTCTGTTTTCTAGAGAGACTGTCAGGTCAGTCGGTAATTTGAAGGTGAAAGAGTGGTACATCGGATCCCTCAGAGGCAGAATTGGCTTGGTCCACTGCAGAAACATCAAACTCATAGCAGTGGACCAGGTAATGGACTTCAGTGATGCTCAAGTCACCACAGCAGATCTTTTGAACAACATGACACTGCCCTTCAGGAAGCTCACGTACATGTATTCTGCCATCCAGACATTGGTCACACAGCACATCACAAGATGGAGAGGTTTCGCAGATGCTTTAGAGTACAAAAACGAGCCTCTGGAAACAATTAAGAGAAGATATGCAGAAACTGACGCTGACAAGGTGGCTTGTGTTCTGGAAAAGCTGAAGGAGGACTGCCACAGTGAGAAGTCAAGGAAAAAGTTCCTGCATGAACTAATGGTG GGGCTACTGAAGATGAACAATGTGAATCTAGTGGCTCAGGTCATTCAGAATACAGTCATTCTGTCGACAGCTGTGGAGCTGGGGATTCGATGGCGGGAGCTTGCAGAGAAGATGGGAAAACTAACCAGCGCTCAGATAGCTGCTTATGAAGCTCCACACCGAGGGAAGGACGATGAAGTCAGTCAGCAG TCCATGTGGAAGCCTGCCTATGACTTCCTGTACTCCTGGAGCCTTCGTTATGGAGACAGCTACAAGGAAATGATCCAGGAGCTTCACCTGGCCctggataaaatgaaaaaccctGTCACCAGGCAGTGGAGGCATCTGACCGGTGTGCTCATCACAGTGAACTGCTTAGACGTCTTTCAAGAAACAGCTTTCCCAGAactataa